A single Caretta caretta isolate rCarCar2 chromosome 2, rCarCar1.hap1, whole genome shotgun sequence DNA region contains:
- the LOC142070740 gene encoding uncharacterized protein LOC142070740 gives MQSSSAQVTMMESQNRKRAPAWTEREVRDLIAVWGEESVLSELRSSFRNAKTFVKISQGMKDRGHNRDPKQCRVKLKELRQAYQKTREANSRSGSEPQTCRFYDELHAILGGSATTTPAVLFDSFNGDGGNTEVGFGDEEDDGEEEVVDSSQQASGETGFPDSQELFLTLDLEPVPPEPTQGCLLDPAGGEGTSAACVSMITGSSPSQRLVKLRKKKKRTRDEMFSELMLSSHTDRAQTNAWRQIMSECRKAQNDREERWRAEESKWRAEDRAEAQRWRQRDERRQDSMLRLLQDQTSMLQCMVELQQRQLEHRLPLLPLCNQPLSSPSSIVSTPRRPRTRWGGLRPTSHSTTEDCPKKEGCHSINFKVVNF, from the exons atgcagagctcatcagcacaggtgaccatgatggagtcccagaatcgcaaaagagctccagcatggaccgaacgggaggtacgggatctgatcgctgtttggggagaggaatccgtgctatcagaactccgttccagttttcgaaatgccaaaacctttgtgaaaatctcccagggcatgaaggacagaggccataacagggacccgaagcagtgccgcgtgaaactgaaggagctgaggcaagcctaccagaaaaccagagaggcgaacagccgctctgggtcagagccccaaacatgccgcttctatgatgagctgcatgccattttagggggttcagccaccactaccccagccgtgttgtttgactccttcaatggagatggaggcaatacggaagtaggttttggggacgaagaagatgatggtgaggaggaggttgtagatagctcacagcaagcaagcggagaaaccggttttcccgacagccaggaactgtttctcaccctagacctggagccagtaccccccgaacccacccaaggctgcctcctggacccagcaggcggagaagggacctctg ctgcatgtgtttcaatgatcacaggatcttctccttcccagaggctagtgaagcttagaaagaaaaaaaaacgcactcgcgatgaaatgttctccgagctcatgctgtcctcccacactgacagagcacagacgaatgcgtggaggcaaataatgtcagagtgcaggaaagcacaaaatgaccgggaggagaggtggcgggctgaagagagtaagtggcgggctgaagacagggctgaagctcaaaggtggcggcagcgtgatgagaggaggcaggattcaatgctgaggctgctgcaggaccaaaccagtatgctccagtgtatggttgagctgcagcaaaggcagctggagcacagactgccactgctgcccctctgtaaccaaccgctctcctccccaagttccatagtctccacacccagacgcccaagaacgcggtgggggggcctccggccaaccagtcactccaccacagaggattgcccaaaaaaagaaggctgtcattcaataaattttaaagttgtaaacttttaa